The following coding sequences lie in one Candidatus Nitrospira allomarina genomic window:
- a CDS encoding DUF2914 domain-containing protein, translating into MNLTTHKLTSTYTASLTGTLAQTMMQWHSTFLKPILPAVFFFAGVTYDTLTLTRIDRLLDNLIILLYITLLGTLIILTGRFQLGLIPSTPDIPGWNVLSLMHRARPHFGKAMQFLLGGLFSAYAILYSQSASWSTSAIFLGIIVGLLIANEFLSKRYSSLKMLVGLFAIVTLSFMTFFLPVLTGWMNAAVFLTGALITIAIVWETVRLTVRGIPNLPIRASLSICFPAFALVGLCTTLYFLNWIPPIPLSLKSGGIYHHIEKQQNEYLLTYEDGPWYAVWKRSDDRVGTDTPVYSFSSVFAPITLHTTIYHHWEWRPLTKSAEFITTDRIPISITGGREHGYRMYTMKQRIQPGEWRVNVETEDGRLIGRMAFSAEANYSPSQELTTITQ; encoded by the coding sequence ATGAATCTCACGACTCACAAATTGACTTCGACGTATACTGCGTCCCTCACGGGGACATTGGCCCAGACAATGATGCAGTGGCACTCGACATTCCTCAAACCCATTCTCCCGGCCGTCTTTTTTTTCGCCGGCGTGACCTATGATACCCTCACGTTAACACGCATCGATCGATTGCTGGATAATCTGATTATCCTCCTCTACATCACGCTCCTGGGCACTCTCATCATCCTCACCGGACGATTTCAACTGGGACTAATCCCCTCAACACCGGACATACCTGGCTGGAATGTCCTGAGCCTGATGCATCGGGCCCGTCCGCATTTTGGCAAGGCCATGCAATTTCTATTAGGTGGGCTGTTCAGTGCCTATGCCATCCTTTATTCCCAAAGTGCCTCATGGTCCACCTCCGCCATCTTTTTAGGAATCATTGTCGGGCTGCTCATCGCCAATGAATTTCTTTCCAAACGATATTCCAGTCTCAAAATGCTGGTGGGTCTCTTTGCGATCGTCACCTTAAGCTTTATGACCTTTTTCCTCCCTGTCCTGACGGGCTGGATGAATGCCGCGGTTTTTTTAACCGGTGCCCTCATCACCATAGCCATCGTATGGGAAACCGTCCGCCTCACCGTCCGCGGCATTCCCAACCTTCCTATCAGGGCCTCCTTGAGCATTTGTTTTCCGGCTTTTGCTCTGGTGGGTCTGTGCACCACGTTATATTTTTTAAATTGGATTCCTCCCATTCCCCTCTCCCTCAAATCCGGAGGAATCTATCATCACATCGAAAAACAACAGAATGAATACCTGCTCACCTATGAAGATGGTCCCTGGTACGCTGTGTGGAAACGGTCCGATGACCGTGTCGGAACGGACACACCCGTCTATAGCTTTTCATCCGTGTTTGCTCCGATCACCTTGCATACCACCATCTATCACCACTGGGAATGGAGACCACTCACCAAGTCGGCTGAATTCATCACCACAGATCGCATTCCCATTTCCATCACCGGAGGAAGAGAACATGGCTATCGCATGTACACCATGAAACAACGGATCCAGCCTGGGGAATGGCGGGTGAATGTGGAGACGGAAGACGGGCGACTCATCGGACGTATGGCGTTCTCAGCCGAAGCAAATTATTCGCCCTCCCAAGAGCTGACGACCATCACACAGTGA
- the larC gene encoding nickel pincer cofactor biosynthesis protein LarC — MTRHLHIDAFSGVSGDMFLGALVDTGVPLSALEKGLKGLGIKGYRLREQQVIRNSIRATKVDVDIHKGFTKPLSLATIKKTLKNSRLSDTIRRQALHTFQLLAEAEGRVHGQEPNKVHFHEVGVIDSLVDIVGTLLGFAHLNITTVSFSPINLGAGTISTAHGLLPVPGPAVAHMAQGIPILSNGPAIEFTTPTGIALVKTLSQDCKPLPPLTPQTVGYGAGTANPHGWPNVLRLFVGVQDSDSLNHTERIIQLETNIDDMNPQLYEMIMERLFEAGALDVTLTPTIMKRSRPGTIVTVIAFSQNLQALQSILFSETSTLGIRIQEMDRAILPRSFQTIRLLGGSVRMKIAGLGQGRFKVTPEYRDCVALAERTRQPVQTIIDLAHRTDVSAKTPSTRKTSPAKLARLK, encoded by the coding sequence ATGACCAGACATCTTCATATCGATGCGTTTTCGGGTGTGAGCGGGGACATGTTTTTGGGTGCCCTGGTTGATACCGGTGTGCCCTTGTCTGCCCTTGAAAAAGGGCTCAAAGGCTTAGGCATAAAAGGCTATCGGCTTCGCGAACAGCAGGTGATCCGCAACAGCATTAGGGCCACCAAGGTGGATGTGGATATTCACAAAGGGTTCACCAAGCCTTTATCACTTGCCACCATCAAAAAAACTTTAAAGAACAGTCGCCTTTCCGACACCATTCGCAGGCAGGCCCTTCATACCTTCCAACTGCTGGCTGAAGCCGAAGGCAGGGTGCATGGCCAAGAACCGAATAAGGTCCATTTTCATGAGGTGGGCGTAATCGATTCGCTGGTAGATATTGTCGGGACCCTGCTGGGGTTCGCGCATTTAAACATCACAACGGTATCCTTTTCACCTATTAATCTGGGAGCCGGTACTATTTCCACAGCGCATGGGCTGCTTCCGGTGCCGGGACCGGCGGTGGCGCACATGGCCCAGGGCATTCCCATTCTCTCCAATGGACCGGCCATTGAATTCACAACACCGACCGGGATCGCGTTAGTTAAAACTCTCTCCCAGGATTGTAAACCGCTCCCACCCTTAACACCACAAACAGTGGGGTATGGCGCAGGCACGGCCAATCCTCATGGCTGGCCCAATGTGTTGCGTTTATTTGTTGGTGTTCAAGATTCTGACTCTTTGAATCACACCGAACGCATCATTCAACTTGAGACAAACATCGATGATATGAATCCGCAATTGTATGAGATGATCATGGAGCGCCTGTTCGAGGCTGGAGCGCTTGATGTCACCTTGACGCCAACCATCATGAAACGGAGTCGGCCCGGCACGATCGTGACAGTCATCGCGTTCTCACAGAATCTTCAGGCGCTGCAGTCAATCCTATTTTCAGAAACCTCGACGCTGGGAATACGAATTCAGGAAATGGATCGAGCCATTCTGCCTCGCTCCTTCCAAACAATTAGACTGTTGGGTGGTTCTGTGCGTATGAAGATTGCCGGTCTTGGACAGGGCCGTTTTAAGGTCACTCCCGAGTATCGTGATTGTGTCGCATTGGCTGAGCGTACCAGGCAGCCTGTACAAACAATCATCGACCTCGCACACCGGACGGATGTCAGCGCGAAAACCCCATCCACGCGCAAAACTTCTCCTGCCAAATTGGCCCGGCTTAAGTAA
- a CDS encoding NAD(P)H-dependent glycerol-3-phosphate dehydrogenase — translation MTPSSFRVLSVIGAGAWGTALAHLLATKGFSIRLWAHEPEVAETIQRTRENSWYLPEVVLPNSIQATISLPDCVQGTDVILLAAPSHAMANMVKQLNLLLKEPLPIIIATKGIEEGTLQLMSQVVESHLPAVWHPFITILSGPSFASEVSRWKPTTILLAGRDFNLVNGLQQAFITPQFRVYAGRDMIGAQLGGALKNVMAIGAGVVDGLDLGSNARAALITRGLAEMIRLGRAMGADVATFYGLSGLGDLVLTCTGTLSRNYQVGMQLAKGANMTTLRTTTRTVAEGVPTSRAAMALAERYHVDMPIVRGVFQMLFEGRNPRHIVTDLMSRLAKGETDGLFSASTATFGPRAHS, via the coding sequence GTGACACCCTCTTCCTTTCGCGTCCTCTCTGTAATTGGCGCCGGAGCCTGGGGAACGGCTTTGGCTCACCTACTGGCCACCAAAGGATTCAGCATCCGCTTATGGGCACATGAACCTGAGGTGGCGGAGACCATACAACGCACCAGAGAAAATTCCTGGTATCTCCCGGAGGTGGTCTTACCTAATTCCATCCAGGCCACGATCAGTCTTCCGGATTGCGTGCAGGGCACGGATGTCATCCTGCTCGCGGCACCATCTCATGCCATGGCCAATATGGTGAAGCAACTCAACCTGTTATTAAAGGAACCCCTTCCCATCATCATTGCCACTAAAGGCATTGAGGAAGGCACGCTGCAATTAATGAGTCAGGTGGTCGAAAGTCACCTCCCTGCCGTCTGGCATCCGTTCATCACCATTCTTTCCGGGCCCAGCTTCGCATCCGAAGTGAGCCGTTGGAAGCCCACCACCATTTTACTCGCCGGGCGCGATTTCAATCTGGTCAATGGTCTGCAACAAGCCTTCATCACTCCACAGTTTCGCGTGTATGCCGGACGGGATATGATCGGTGCGCAACTGGGCGGTGCCTTAAAAAATGTCATGGCCATTGGCGCCGGCGTGGTGGATGGGCTGGACCTCGGATCTAACGCGAGAGCCGCTTTAATCACCAGAGGGCTGGCCGAAATGATCCGGTTGGGCCGGGCCATGGGCGCCGATGTCGCCACCTTTTATGGGCTATCGGGGTTGGGAGATCTGGTGCTCACCTGCACGGGGACGTTGAGCCGGAATTACCAGGTCGGCATGCAGTTGGCCAAGGGCGCGAATATGACCACGTTACGCACAACCACCAGAACCGTGGCTGAAGGCGTTCCCACCAGCCGGGCTGCCATGGCGCTGGCTGAACGTTATCACGTGGATATGCCCATTGTGCGCGGCGTGTTTCAAATGTTGTTTGAAGGGCGCAATCCCCGGCATATTGTGACAGATCTCATGTCGCGATTAGCGAAAGGCGAAACTGATGGACTTTTTTCCGCCAGCACCGCCACTTTTGGCCCCAGGGCCCATTCATGA
- the larB gene encoding nickel pincer cofactor biosynthesis protein LarB, with protein sequence MNHDRLAALLQRVQGGHVSVPQAIRQLRTLPFEDLGFASVDHHRSLRQGFPEVILCEGKTPAQITAIARQLLKAGGPFLATRVTPANARSLKRLARKAVYHEMARMVSLSDSKGDKQGLILVVTAGTSDISVAEEAKVTAEVMGSRVHTLYDVGVAGLHRLLERQERLHQARVVVVVAGMDGVLPSVVGGLVDRPIVAVPTSQGYGANFGGLAPLLTMLNACSSGIGVVNIDNGFGAGCLAHRININGQAEALPQT encoded by the coding sequence ATGAATCACGACCGGTTAGCGGCCCTGCTTCAACGGGTTCAAGGCGGACACGTTTCTGTCCCACAGGCCATTCGACAGCTCCGCACTCTCCCGTTTGAAGATCTCGGGTTTGCCTCAGTGGATCATCACCGGTCGCTCCGACAGGGTTTTCCGGAAGTGATCCTGTGCGAAGGCAAAACACCCGCACAAATTACGGCCATCGCTCGACAATTGTTAAAGGCCGGCGGACCGTTCCTGGCGACACGAGTTACGCCTGCGAATGCGCGTAGCCTCAAGCGATTAGCCCGCAAGGCGGTATATCATGAGATGGCCAGAATGGTCTCTCTGTCCGATAGCAAGGGAGACAAGCAGGGGTTGATTCTTGTTGTCACGGCCGGCACCTCCGACATCTCTGTGGCCGAAGAAGCCAAAGTCACCGCCGAAGTCATGGGAAGCCGGGTGCACACACTCTATGATGTTGGCGTCGCAGGCTTACATCGGCTCTTGGAACGCCAGGAAAGGCTTCATCAGGCGCGAGTCGTCGTCGTCGTCGCAGGAATGGACGGGGTTTTACCCAGTGTGGTGGGAGGGTTGGTTGATCGCCCGATTGTCGCCGTGCCCACCAGCCAGGGCTACGGGGCGAATTTTGGCGGGCTTGCCCCTCTCTTAACGATGCTAAATGCCTGCTCATCTGGAATCGGCGTGGTAAATATCGATAACGGGTTTGGAGCAGGCTGTCTTGCCCACCGCATCAATATTAACGGACAAGCGGAGGCTCTTCCCCAGACGTAG
- the rpe gene encoding ribulose-phosphate 3-epimerase produces MPVTPLISPSILSADFARLAEAVQMVEAAGADWIHVDVMDGHFVPNLTVGPPMVEALRKVTSLPLDVHLMMTNPDDFIPEFVDAGADLLTVHVEACPHLHRTVQSIKERQVKAGVSLNPATSVTSVEEILGDVDLVLVMSVNPGFGGQQFISSSLDKIRRIRTMMNNSRSSAHLEVDGGVNLTNVASVIQAGANVLVAGSAIFGSKNIPETIRQMRTAAQTVIV; encoded by the coding sequence ATGCCAGTCACACCTTTAATCTCTCCTTCAATCCTTTCTGCTGACTTTGCCCGGCTAGCAGAAGCCGTCCAAATGGTGGAAGCAGCCGGTGCGGATTGGATCCATGTGGATGTGATGGATGGCCATTTTGTTCCCAATTTGACGGTTGGTCCGCCCATGGTAGAAGCGCTTCGCAAGGTGACCTCCTTGCCGTTAGATGTTCATTTGATGATGACAAACCCGGATGATTTCATCCCTGAATTCGTCGATGCCGGAGCCGACCTGTTAACGGTGCATGTCGAAGCCTGCCCACATTTACACCGTACGGTGCAGTCTATTAAGGAACGACAAGTCAAAGCCGGAGTGTCCTTGAATCCGGCGACGTCCGTTACTAGCGTTGAGGAAATTCTTGGTGACGTGGATTTAGTCCTGGTGATGTCTGTGAATCCCGGCTTTGGAGGCCAACAATTTATCTCATCCAGCCTGGATAAGATCCGGCGAATCCGGACCATGATGAACAATTCGCGCAGTTCAGCACATTTGGAAGTGGATGGGGGAGTCAACCTGACCAACGTGGCGTCGGTGATTCAGGCCGGTGCGAATGTTCTGGTTGCCGGTTCCGCCATTTTTGGCAGCAAGAATATTCCTGAAACCATTCGGCAGATGCGAACTGCAGCTCAGACCGTGATTGTCTAA
- a CDS encoding methyltransferase family protein, protein MGLRQVRVFPEFPGQGTLIVLGPSRWIGHPIYTSVLLVTLAWTLGSPLPYSILLWVGLVMTFSVKLLYEEPLLMKRFPEKETYRG, encoded by the coding sequence ATGGGGCTGCGACAAGTGAGGGTCTTTCCGGAATTTCCCGGCCAGGGGACACTCATTGTCCTTGGCCCTTCCCGCTGGATCGGGCACCCCATATATACCAGCGTCTTGTTGGTGACCCTGGCTTGGACTCTGGGAAGTCCGCTTCCCTACAGTATTCTGTTATGGGTGGGATTGGTGATGACCTTTTCGGTCAAACTCCTGTACGAAGAGCCTCTTCTGATGAAACGATTCCCTGAAAAGGAAACTTACCGGGGTTAA
- the pdxA gene encoding 4-hydroxythreonine-4-phosphate dehydrogenase PdxA, with the protein MSTTQPTKPLLAITMGDPAGIGPEIIVKALQLPKIWRICRPLVIGSRTILEYTAQSLGTSLVLVPVSGHESSSDSRMFRRGSLPVLDPFSGTVRPVRLGRITARSGDMAVRCIQTAVRLAQAGCVQGIVTAPINKHAMHLAGHTYPGHTEMLADLTKAKESGMMIVGGPLKILFATTHLALRDVPNVLNSTTILRAIRLAHQGLTRLFHIQKPRIGVAGLNPHAGENGLFGDEEGRLIRPAIRQAKKQGIACTGPHPADTLFGKAVRGSFDGIVALYHDQGLIPLKTVAFGHCVNITVGLPIIRTSVDHGTAYDIAGQGMADPMSLVEAIEMAAKLAKHFP; encoded by the coding sequence ATGTCCACCACACAACCGACCAAACCGCTACTGGCGATTACCATGGGCGATCCTGCCGGGATCGGACCGGAAATAATTGTGAAGGCTCTCCAGTTGCCGAAAATCTGGCGAATCTGTCGGCCCCTGGTCATCGGTAGCCGGACCATCCTGGAATACACCGCACAATCCTTAGGGACCTCATTGGTTCTTGTGCCGGTGAGCGGGCACGAATCATCCTCCGATTCTCGAATGTTCCGCCGGGGCTCTCTCCCGGTCTTGGATCCCTTTTCCGGGACAGTCCGTCCGGTCAGGCTTGGACGCATCACGGCACGGTCCGGGGATATGGCAGTCAGGTGCATTCAAACAGCCGTCCGGTTGGCCCAGGCCGGTTGCGTACAGGGCATCGTCACGGCACCCATTAATAAACATGCGATGCATTTAGCAGGGCACACGTACCCGGGCCATACCGAAATGTTGGCGGACCTGACGAAAGCAAAAGAATCGGGGATGATGATAGTCGGGGGTCCGTTGAAAATTTTATTTGCGACCACACACCTGGCTCTCCGTGATGTCCCGAACGTATTGAACTCCACCACAATTCTCCGAGCCATTCGATTGGCTCATCAGGGACTCACCCGCTTGTTCCACATTCAGAAACCGCGCATCGGCGTGGCGGGCCTCAACCCTCATGCCGGCGAGAATGGCCTGTTTGGCGACGAGGAAGGCCGTCTCATTCGACCCGCCATTCGGCAAGCCAAAAAACAGGGCATTGCCTGCACGGGTCCTCATCCTGCGGATACCTTGTTCGGCAAGGCGGTACGAGGATCATTTGATGGCATTGTCGCCTTATATCATGACCAGGGATTGATTCCGCTCAAAACGGTGGCCTTCGGCCATTGCGTGAACATCACGGTGGGTCTACCGATCATTCGCACCTCTGTTGACCACGGCACAGCGTATGACATTGCCGGGCAGGGCATGGCCGATCCCATGAGCCTTGTTGAGGCCATTGAAATGGCTGCCAAGTTGGCCAAACATTTCCCATGA
- a CDS encoding formylglycine-generating enzyme family protein yields MWNRGVGCVGIWTGLLLIAAVSSTVSASEPPQEIVGKDGAPMVLIPEGVFPMGVPKAARDGGLDERPNHDVFVSSFYMDKYELTNGRYLQFVTETGHRTPQHPTDQKKGLWKGNMMPESITDLPVINVDWKDAEAYCHWAGKRLPTEAEWEKAAKGPNDWRFPWGDVEPTLEHLNFNQSWRGEATLTQVGIYEKGKSPYGIYDVAGNVWEWVADWYEADYYAKSPARNPPGPETGQYKVLRSSGWQGETPQVRIFTRIKSLPTDRNNSTGFRCAQDVPAPSGQ; encoded by the coding sequence ATGTGGAATCGAGGGGTAGGGTGTGTTGGGATATGGACGGGCCTACTACTCATCGCTGCAGTTTCCAGCACGGTTAGCGCTTCTGAGCCTCCGCAGGAAATTGTGGGAAAAGACGGCGCCCCGATGGTCTTGATTCCTGAAGGAGTCTTTCCCATGGGTGTGCCCAAGGCGGCCCGGGATGGGGGACTTGACGAACGGCCGAATCATGACGTGTTTGTAAGTAGTTTTTATATGGATAAGTACGAACTCACCAATGGGCGGTATCTTCAATTCGTAACTGAAACCGGACACCGGACTCCCCAACATCCCACGGATCAAAAGAAAGGACTGTGGAAAGGAAACATGATGCCCGAGTCGATCACCGACCTTCCAGTCATCAACGTGGACTGGAAGGATGCGGAAGCCTATTGCCACTGGGCCGGGAAACGCCTTCCTACCGAAGCCGAGTGGGAAAAAGCAGCAAAAGGACCCAACGACTGGCGTTTTCCTTGGGGTGACGTCGAACCCACGCTGGAACATTTGAACTTCAATCAATCGTGGCGGGGAGAGGCCACGTTAACCCAGGTGGGTATTTATGAAAAAGGCAAAAGCCCCTATGGCATCTATGATGTGGCGGGTAATGTCTGGGAATGGGTGGCCGACTGGTACGAAGCAGACTATTATGCCAAAAGCCCTGCCCGGAATCCCCCAGGACCCGAAACCGGCCAATATAAAGTATTGCGGAGTTCAGGCTGGCAGGGGGAAACCCCACAGGTACGAATTTTTACGAGGATCAAAAGTCTTCCAACGGACCGGAATAATTCCACTGGATTTCGATGCGCCCAGGATGTGCCTGCTCCATCAGGCCAATAA
- a CDS encoding peptidoglycan-binding domain-containing protein, which yields MSQHTGNLVGLMALYVFVGIGTVLFSNGSGFASGEELNTPHSPKKSSESSSAPSPQSAETDAAKKSLDKKGQEELEALRKKPDEFRTLMTGVQIFLGRFGYGVGPYTGILDQTTKQALKAYQKHSGLSQTGDLDFPTLKHLTEDDRLLNRVVPFLPPQTFQDQEWGQWVEVQGSWMLKEGNTDEVLQTSRVTCMKEFKRCIDSTAFLVNANVPQLKVHTHVYDIQEWDDANIVSAPYDGEACAVSILRISRNPPLVTRFLSLQNNPGPCAKVQAEDRQYVLEDGPKIYQILRMQKAEAIQQILQVTK from the coding sequence ATGTCGCAACACACCGGTAATTTAGTCGGATTGATGGCTCTGTATGTATTCGTGGGTATCGGGACAGTACTCTTTTCCAATGGCTCCGGCTTTGCCTCGGGCGAAGAGCTGAACACACCCCACTCCCCAAAAAAATCTTCTGAATCTTCATCGGCCCCATCCCCTCAATCGGCAGAAACGGACGCTGCAAAAAAGTCGTTAGACAAGAAGGGTCAGGAAGAATTGGAGGCGTTACGGAAAAAACCGGATGAATTTCGTACGTTGATGACCGGAGTGCAGATTTTTCTCGGACGCTTTGGATATGGAGTCGGACCCTATACAGGAATTCTCGACCAAACTACTAAACAGGCCTTGAAAGCCTATCAGAAACATTCGGGGCTCTCTCAAACCGGGGACCTCGACTTTCCCACACTGAAACATCTCACCGAAGATGATCGCCTTTTAAATCGTGTGGTCCCATTCCTTCCCCCACAGACCTTTCAAGATCAGGAATGGGGACAATGGGTGGAAGTCCAGGGTTCCTGGATGCTCAAGGAAGGCAATACCGACGAGGTCCTGCAAACCTCGCGCGTCACCTGTATGAAAGAATTTAAACGATGTATCGACTCGACCGCATTCCTCGTCAATGCGAATGTGCCCCAACTCAAAGTACATACTCATGTTTATGATATACAGGAATGGGATGACGCCAACATCGTGTCGGCACCCTATGACGGGGAAGCCTGTGCCGTGAGTATTTTACGGATCTCACGGAATCCCCCGCTTGTCACTCGTTTTCTTTCTTTACAAAACAATCCAGGACCGTGCGCCAAGGTACAAGCCGAAGACCGACAATACGTTTTGGAAGATGGTCCCAAAATCTACCAGATTCTCCGGATGCAAAAGGCTGAGGCCATTCAACAAATCCTGCAAGTCACCAAGTAA
- a CDS encoding uroporphyrinogen-III synthase codes for MSGEQLNVGFQGLRVGALESRMATEMERLIIRHGGVPNVAPSMRELPLSDNPQGLECGDALLAGQVDLLVLLTGVGFRTLLDVVQTRHTREAIIAALRNTVLVVRGPKPALVLKELGLQPNILVPEPNTWKDTLVALDASYPDGLQGFRIAVQEYGVSNPKFLEGLRERGAKVRPVPVYRWTLPEDLGPLKHLLQEVMDGGIPVLLVTNAIQVEHLVKVLEKDEKINLFRKALHRMMVASIGHLASERLRHYGFPVDLEPSHPKMGILVKEASQAAHTILTTKNPPPMRDNSSP; via the coding sequence ATGAGCGGTGAACAACTCAATGTCGGCTTTCAGGGACTCCGGGTGGGGGCTCTTGAAAGCCGGATGGCCACGGAAATGGAACGGCTGATTATCCGGCACGGAGGTGTGCCTAATGTCGCCCCGTCGATGAGGGAACTCCCACTATCGGACAATCCTCAAGGGCTGGAATGTGGCGATGCCTTGTTGGCAGGTCAGGTCGACCTACTGGTTCTACTCACCGGTGTAGGATTTCGGACTCTGCTGGATGTTGTACAAACCCGGCATACTCGCGAGGCGATCATTGCCGCCTTGCGCAACACGGTGCTCGTCGTGCGGGGTCCCAAACCAGCCCTGGTATTAAAAGAGCTTGGCCTTCAGCCGAACATTCTGGTCCCTGAACCCAATACCTGGAAAGATACTCTCGTCGCTCTTGATGCATCCTACCCGGATGGGCTCCAGGGCTTCCGGATCGCGGTGCAGGAATATGGAGTCAGTAACCCGAAATTTCTAGAAGGCCTGAGGGAACGGGGAGCGAAAGTCCGACCGGTACCGGTCTATCGGTGGACCTTACCTGAGGATCTGGGACCCTTGAAACATCTGCTTCAGGAAGTCATGGATGGGGGCATACCGGTTTTGTTGGTCACCAACGCCATTCAAGTGGAACATCTCGTTAAGGTGTTGGAAAAGGATGAGAAGATTAACCTTTTTAGAAAAGCGCTTCACCGCATGATGGTCGCCTCTATTGGCCATCTGGCAAGCGAACGGTTACGTCACTATGGCTTCCCCGTCGACCTCGAACCTTCCCACCCCAAAATGGGGATCCTGGTCAAAGAGGCCTCCCAAGCCGCTCACACCATTCTGACCACGAAGAATCCCCCGCCAATGAGGGATAATTCCTCGCCCTAA
- the rsmB gene encoding 16S rRNA (cytosine(967)-C(5))-methyltransferase RsmB, which translates to MGARQSTSSAKPPASSTGRAWSARKIAAAALQTIERTRAFSDDVFDHITKDLVVAERDRHLAFELVYGVLRHYLTLDWRLDQVSRKPMVRLPLTVATTLRVAAYQLLYLDRIPASAAVNEAVQLIRKQPGHNWSGFVNAVLRNLLRQPAPPMPDPAVDATQALSIRYACPPWLVERWRQSFGLTQAEHLCLQSMGIPPLTIRTNTLQCSRSQLLARLQSEEILAQETTVSPLGLILSKCGSPGELSALQDGWCYVEDEAAQLIPLLVDPQPGDRVLDACAAPGGKTTHLAQLMKNQGTIVALDRHQGRLDRLVSNCGRLGVSIVQPVHHDLSASSEHDRTNHASTTRLPVPAVLAQPFDRILLDAPCSALGILRRHPEGKLIKSLSTIQHAKALQREILDRVSDLLRPGGILVYSACSVEPEETTEIISGFCQEHPEFYQESVTPWVPAAGQSLITALGHLCTAFQTLNMDGFFACRLKKTE; encoded by the coding sequence ATGGGAGCGCGACAATCGACATCCTCCGCCAAACCACCGGCATCTTCGACTGGTCGTGCCTGGAGTGCGAGAAAAATCGCTGCCGCAGCCTTGCAGACAATTGAACGTACCCGGGCTTTCAGCGATGACGTGTTCGATCATATCACTAAAGACCTCGTGGTCGCCGAACGCGACCGGCACCTGGCATTTGAGTTGGTCTATGGAGTGTTACGGCATTACCTCACTCTGGATTGGCGATTAGATCAGGTCTCCCGCAAGCCCATGGTCCGTCTGCCGCTGACGGTCGCCACAACGTTGCGGGTCGCTGCTTATCAATTACTCTATCTCGATCGTATCCCGGCTTCCGCCGCGGTGAATGAAGCCGTTCAGCTCATCCGGAAACAGCCCGGCCACAATTGGTCCGGTTTCGTGAATGCCGTATTGCGCAATCTACTCCGGCAACCTGCGCCGCCCATGCCCGATCCGGCAGTCGACGCCACCCAGGCCCTCTCCATTCGCTATGCGTGTCCGCCCTGGTTGGTTGAGCGCTGGCGACAATCCTTCGGACTCACGCAAGCGGAACACCTCTGCCTACAGTCTATGGGCATTCCGCCGCTAACGATTCGAACGAATACTCTTCAGTGTTCCCGTTCCCAATTGCTTGCCCGCCTTCAATCGGAAGAAATACTTGCACAGGAAACCACTGTGAGCCCCCTCGGTTTGATTTTAAGCAAATGTGGCAGTCCCGGAGAACTGTCCGCCTTGCAAGACGGCTGGTGTTACGTGGAGGACGAAGCCGCCCAACTCATTCCCTTGCTCGTTGACCCTCAGCCCGGCGACCGGGTTCTTGATGCCTGTGCGGCTCCCGGAGGAAAAACCACGCACCTGGCCCAATTGATGAAAAACCAGGGGACCATCGTGGCACTTGATCGTCATCAGGGACGGTTAGATCGGCTCGTATCCAATTGTGGCAGGCTGGGAGTCTCCATTGTTCAGCCTGTTCACCATGATCTGAGTGCATCATCCGAACACGACAGGACAAACCATGCCTCAACGACCCGCCTCCCGGTTCCTGCCGTGCTGGCCCAACCGTTTGACCGGATTCTGCTTGATGCCCCCTGTTCTGCTCTGGGTATTCTTCGCCGACACCCGGAAGGAAAATTAATCAAATCGTTATCGACCATCCAACATGCCAAGGCTCTTCAACGTGAGATTCTGGATCGGGTTTCTGACCTCTTGAGACCAGGGGGAATCTTGGTCTATAGTGCCTGCTCAGTCGAACCGGAGGAGACCACAGAGATTATCTCCGGATTTTGTCAGGAACATCCTGAATTTTATCAGGAATCCGTCACACCTTGGGTGCCCGCTGCCGGGCAATCACTTATTACTGCCCTGGGGCATTTGTGTACGGCCTTTCAGACGTTGAACATGGACGGATTTTTTGCGTGCCGGTTGAAAAAAACTGAATAA